The window CCCGGGCCAGCGCTTTGGCCTCTCGAGACTCCCATACCTGGGCCGCCCTGCGGTGAATGGCCCGCAGGAACCACCCCAGGGCGGAGAGAGCGATCAGCGAAACCAGCAGAAGCACCACCACCCTGGAGCGCCACTGCCCCAGGAAAAACTTGGGGCAGAGCACCACCGCCACATCCAGGGGAACCCCTCTGGTTCGGATGACCGCCACCAGATGGCCCTCCCGACGGCGGCTGAAGAGGGCCTGATCCACGCCCTGCCGCTCTTCTGCCCGCACCGCCGCAGCGTAGCCCCGGGGATCTCCCCATTGGGCCACCACCTCGCCCTGGCGGGAAAAGAGGACCCCGCCCATGGTGTCACCCAGAATCATTTGAAGATTCCTGGTCAGGTACGATTCCCGCACCACCGCCTTCAGAACCACTCCTTCCTCGCTGCGATGGGAAAACCAGAGGAGCCCTTCTGCGGGAGCACCGGGCAGAGCAAGACGATGGGATGCGCCAAAGGCTGGACAGAGAAGACATTCCTCGGGGGGAACCGGCTCGGTGCGACGCAAGACCACCTGGCGACGTTCCTGGACATCATAGACAGCGGCGTTGGCCACGGCCTCAAGGAAAAGAAAATGCTCCTCCAGGAGCCCCTGGAGGACCCGATCATCAGAGACCTCCAGACCGGCCCGGTGACGGATATCCATTTCCCGGGCCGCTGCAGCAAGGCCGGTGCGAACCTCCGCAAGGCAGTTCGTCAGGATTTGCTCCACCAGCTGCACCTGAATAAGGGCCAGCTCCTCGGCCTGGTTCACTGCCCTGCGATGGCTCAG of the Alkalispirochaeta americana genome contains:
- a CDS encoding sensor histidine kinase, whose amino-acid sequence is MKKTPGTDTSRRNPKRGRKTRQPPDVRLGLGVFIGAVVAVVLFVAVDLTLSHRRAVNQAEELALIQVQLVEQILTNCLAEVRTGLAAAAREMDIRHRAGLEVSDDRVLQGLLEEHFLFLEAVANAAVYDVQERRQVVLRRTEPVPPEECLLCPAFGASHRLALPGAPAEGLLWFSHRSEEGVVLKAVVRESYLTRNLQMILGDTMGGVLFSRQGEVVAQWGDPRGYAAAVRAEERQGVDQALFSRRREGHLVAVIRTRGVPLDVAVVLCPKFFLGQWRSRVVVLLLVSLIALSALGWFLRAIHRRAAQVWESREAKALAREREIQIRETHHRVKNHLTVIDSILSLQASRTPNPEIQVLLQDLRGRVTAISLIHSMLYQSEELGRVLFPDYCRSLIRYICQAYEAEGKAATLCLDIEEMHLPLEVVKPLGLIIQELVVNAFKYAGDSPEFSITLHFGQEEPGSEDQSRLFLLVADNGPGFPDDFTPREGDSLGMLLVQALVDDLEGEMIQWNQEGAHTKISFSLP